The Armatimonadota bacterium genome includes a window with the following:
- a CDS encoding ABC transporter substrate-binding protein, producing the protein MLRYARVTLGVLLILALGLGGFAGPAVQKPRGGVIRVAELAPGGPIGTPWNMPIFGILAAIPVYETPVWVDAWNRVHPRLAERWEVTPDRKGLILRLRRGVRFHDGTPMDAAAVKFSLEESLKARRLPTYIESVEALDPYTVRLNLSRWDNGIYLALSGSGALIVSPTNVRRLGPERAQWQPVGTGPFRITRYDPSAHADYVRFAQYWDQPKPYLDRIEIRFFPTEQPLVLQAALLAGQLDIARIRDRQILDQLRQTGRFEIVAGLPSRSVLMLVPDSANADSPFADPRVREAVGYALNREALARALEGGAPEPWNQIAVPGSPAVLNDYRGPTYNPQRAKELLAQAGYPNGFSTRLIPAWYLDRDVGVALQQALAQVGIRAELELPQIGRYVEYQRKGWRGLLVHRFGYFPNFNSYVSFYLGDTAAEVWASVKRPEALQKLLEESAGTLTPQRHKLQQLHRLLLQDHTVIPVYTHPGTQVVIRKGIHDTGHLQGNTWPFWKPAEVWMERR; encoded by the coding sequence ATGCTTCGGTACGCGAGAGTTACCCTAGGCGTCCTCCTCATCCTGGCCTTGGGACTGGGTGGCTTTGCGGGCCCTGCGGTGCAGAAGCCGCGGGGAGGGGTCATCCGTGTGGCGGAGCTCGCCCCCGGGGGACCCATCGGGACGCCTTGGAACATGCCCATCTTCGGGATCCTCGCCGCCATCCCGGTCTACGAGACCCCGGTGTGGGTGGATGCATGGAACCGGGTGCATCCCAGGTTGGCGGAGCGGTGGGAGGTGACTCCTGATCGGAAGGGCCTGATCCTGCGGCTGCGACGGGGCGTGCGGTTCCACGACGGGACCCCGATGGACGCCGCGGCGGTCAAGTTCAGCCTGGAGGAGAGCCTCAAGGCCCGTCGCCTCCCCACCTACATCGAGTCCGTGGAGGCCTTGGATCCCTACACGGTACGGCTGAACCTCTCGCGGTGGGACAACGGGATCTATCTCGCCCTCTCGGGAAGCGGAGCCCTCATCGTCTCCCCCACCAACGTCCGGCGGCTGGGCCCGGAGCGGGCCCAGTGGCAGCCGGTGGGTACAGGTCCCTTCCGGATCACCCGGTACGACCCCAGCGCGCACGCGGACTACGTGCGATTTGCCCAGTACTGGGACCAGCCCAAACCGTATCTGGATCGCATCGAGATCCGGTTCTTCCCCACGGAGCAGCCCCTGGTCCTCCAGGCCGCCCTTCTGGCGGGACAGCTGGACATCGCGCGGATCCGAGACCGCCAGATCCTTGATCAACTGCGGCAGACGGGAAGGTTTGAGATCGTCGCCGGACTGCCTTCCCGCTCGGTCCTCATGCTGGTCCCCGACAGCGCGAACGCGGACTCCCCCTTTGCGGATCCGCGGGTCCGGGAAGCCGTGGGGTACGCGTTGAACCGGGAAGCCCTGGCGCGGGCCCTGGAGGGGGGTGCCCCGGAGCCCTGGAACCAGATCGCGGTTCCGGGCAGCCCCGCGGTCCTCAACGACTACCGTGGCCCCACCTACAATCCGCAGCGGGCAAAGGAGCTGTTGGCCCAGGCCGGGTATCCGAACGGCTTCAGCACCCGGCTGATCCCCGCGTGGTACCTGGACCGGGACGTGGGAGTGGCCCTGCAGCAGGCCCTGGCGCAGGTGGGGATTCGGGCGGAGCTGGAGCTGCCGCAGATCGGCCGCTATGTGGAGTACCAGCGGAAGGGTTGGCGGGGACTCCTGGTGCACCGCTTCGGCTACTTCCCGAACTTCAACAGCTACGTGAGCTTCTACCTTGGGGATACTGCCGCGGAGGTTTGGGCCAGCGTGAAGCGCCCGGAGGCCCTGCAGAAGCTTTTGGAGGAGTCCGCGGGGACTCTGACCCCGCAGCGCCACAAGCTCCAACAGCTCCACCGGCTGCTCCTTCAGGACCACACCGTGATCCCTGTGTACACCCACCCTGGGACCCAGGTGGTGATCCGAAAGGGGATTCACGATACGGGACACCTACAGGGGAACACCTGGCCCTTCTGGAAGCCCGCGGAGGTGTGGATGGAGCGACGGTAG
- a CDS encoding ABC transporter ATP-binding protein, which produces MAVGVRLHRVTKRYGSVEAVRNLTLEVYEGELFVLLGPSGCGKTTTLRLVAGLERPDAGEIELFGRVVSGSRWVPPEARGIGLVFQDYALFPHLRVAENVAFGLRGWGRRQAMERVAEVLELVGLSECTDRYPHELSGGEQQRVALARALAPRPRLLLLDEPLSNLDAELRKRMRAELRRIVKESEITALFVTHDQQEAFALADRIGVLSRGRLWQVGAPEEIYHAPACRFVADFIGEATFLPGRVEAHAILTELGRFPGNGLPEGTRVELMLRPSDLRLVPDPEGPGVVVDRHFRGAESLYDVRLPSGALVRASLGGSRALPPGTRVRLEPVSHRPVVFPVE; this is translated from the coding sequence GTGGCCGTCGGGGTCCGGCTGCACCGTGTGACGAAGCGCTACGGTTCCGTGGAGGCCGTCCGGAACCTCACGCTGGAGGTTTACGAGGGGGAGCTCTTTGTCCTGCTGGGGCCCAGCGGATGCGGCAAGACCACCACGCTTCGGCTCGTGGCGGGGCTTGAGCGGCCGGATGCCGGAGAGATCGAGCTTTTCGGCCGGGTGGTTTCCGGATCCCGATGGGTGCCTCCTGAAGCCCGGGGGATCGGGCTGGTTTTCCAGGACTACGCCCTCTTCCCCCACCTGCGGGTCGCGGAGAACGTGGCTTTCGGGCTGCGGGGGTGGGGACGGCGGCAGGCCATGGAGCGGGTGGCGGAGGTCCTGGAGCTCGTGGGCCTGTCCGAATGCACGGACCGCTACCCGCATGAGCTCTCGGGCGGGGAGCAGCAGCGGGTGGCCCTAGCCCGGGCCCTGGCGCCCCGGCCGCGCCTTCTGCTCCTGGACGAGCCCCTCAGCAACCTCGACGCGGAACTCCGCAAGCGCATGCGGGCGGAGTTGCGGCGCATCGTGAAGGAGTCGGAGATCACCGCCCTCTTCGTCACCCACGACCAGCAGGAGGCCTTCGCCCTGGCGGACCGCATCGGCGTTCTGAGTCGGGGCCGTCTGTGGCAGGTGGGGGCTCCGGAGGAGATCTACCACGCGCCCGCGTGCCGGTTCGTGGCGGACTTCATCGGGGAGGCGACCTTCCTGCCGGGCCGGGTGGAGGCCCACGCCATCCTCACGGAACTGGGCCGGTTCCCCGGAAACGGGCTCCCCGAGGGGACCCGGGTGGAGCTGATGCTCCGTCCATCGGACCTGCGCCTGGTCCCGGATCCGGAGGGTCCCGGCGTGGTGGTGGACCGGCACTTCCGCGGGGCGGAGAGCCTCTACGACGTGCGGCTCCCTTCCGGCGCCCTGGTGCGAGCGAGCCTCGGCGGCTCCCGGGCGCTTCCTCCCGGTACCCGGGTACGGCTCGAACCCGTCTCTCACCGGCCCGTGGTTTTCCCGGTAGAATAG
- a CDS encoding TrpB-like pyridoxal phosphate-dependent enzyme codes for MRDATRVVLPPSEIPQAWYNIIPDLPEPPPPVLHPATKQPVGPADLEPIFPQEIILQEVSTERWVEIPQPVREIYALYRPTPLYRARRLEQALGTPARIYYKYEGVSPPGSHKPNTAIAQAYYAKQSGVRRLTTETGAGQWGSALAWACRMFGLECTVYMVRVSYEQKPYRRVLMETWGAEVLPSPSSRTQAGRAILAQDPNSPGSLGIAISEAVEDAATHDDAKYSLGSVLNHVLMHQTVIGLEAKRQLELLDEYPDVVVGCIGGGSNFAGLSFPFMADKLRGREVRIVAVEPTACPTLTKGQYLYDFGDTARTTPLLKMYTLGHTFIPAPIHAGGLRYHGDAPLVCLLYDRGLIEAYAYPQNPVFEAAVLFARTEGIVPGPEPAHAIRHVIQEAIRCREAGESKVILFNLSGHGHFDLAAYEQYLAGKLPDFEYPEEEVQRAIAALAPLQP; via the coding sequence ATGAGGGACGCGACGCGGGTGGTCCTTCCGCCGAGTGAGATCCCGCAGGCGTGGTACAACATCATCCCGGACCTCCCGGAGCCTCCCCCACCCGTGCTGCACCCCGCCACAAAGCAGCCCGTGGGGCCCGCGGATCTGGAACCCATCTTCCCCCAGGAGATCATCCTGCAGGAGGTCAGCACGGAGCGGTGGGTGGAGATCCCACAGCCCGTGCGGGAGATCTATGCCCTGTACCGCCCCACCCCGCTATACCGGGCAAGGCGGCTGGAGCAGGCGCTCGGGACACCGGCCCGCATCTACTACAAGTACGAGGGGGTAAGCCCGCCGGGCAGCCACAAGCCCAACACCGCCATCGCTCAGGCCTACTACGCGAAGCAAAGCGGCGTGCGCCGCCTCACCACGGAGACGGGCGCCGGGCAGTGGGGCTCGGCCCTGGCTTGGGCGTGCCGGATGTTCGGGCTGGAGTGCACGGTGTACATGGTGCGGGTGAGCTACGAGCAGAAGCCGTACCGCCGGGTGCTCATGGAGACCTGGGGCGCGGAGGTGCTCCCGAGCCCCAGTTCCCGTACCCAGGCAGGTCGCGCCATCCTGGCGCAGGATCCGAATTCGCCCGGTAGCCTCGGCATCGCCATCAGCGAGGCGGTGGAGGACGCGGCCACCCACGACGACGCGAAGTACTCCCTGGGGAGCGTGCTGAACCACGTGCTCATGCACCAGACGGTGATCGGACTGGAGGCGAAGCGGCAGCTGGAGCTGCTGGACGAATACCCGGACGTGGTGGTCGGGTGTATCGGGGGCGGCAGCAACTTCGCGGGGCTCTCGTTCCCCTTCATGGCGGATAAGCTGCGGGGGCGGGAGGTGCGCATCGTGGCGGTGGAGCCCACCGCCTGCCCCACCCTCACCAAGGGACAGTACCTGTACGACTTCGGGGACACCGCCCGCACCACGCCCCTCCTCAAGATGTACACCCTGGGGCACACCTTCATCCCCGCGCCCATCCACGCGGGCGGGCTTCGGTACCACGGGGACGCGCCCCTGGTGTGCCTGCTGTACGACCGGGGCCTCATCGAGGCGTACGCCTACCCGCAGAACCCCGTGTTCGAGGCCGCGGTGCTCTTCGCGCGGACCGAGGGGATCGTGCCGGGGCCGGAGCCGGCCCACGCCATCCGGCACGTCATCCAGGAGGCCATCCGGTGCCGGGAGGCGGGGGAAAGCAAGGTGATCCTCTTCAACCTCAGCGGGCACGGACACTTCGACCTGGCGGCGTACGAGCAGTACCTCGCGGGCAAGCTCCCGGACTTCGAGTACCCGGAGGAGGAAGTCCAGCGGGCCATCGCGGCGCTCGCCCCGCTCCAGCCCTAG
- a CDS encoding S41 family peptidase, which yields MRGWKVRVVRIAVVLAVAVGLAGFPAYTPARAADASLVYATLNALAQRHVDEPDPVQLLRAALEGVREALRRAGISVEIPDIRATDFVLAREEFQQRFDEAAARASGRISEVELQYAAARAMASSLGDSHTGFLSPQEMEERRRQQFNEAGYTGIGILLLAKSGRFYVRRVFPGSPAELAGLRDFDRILAIDGQSTEGMTSEDVSGRIRGPGGTPVTLTVRRPGFPVPLTFSVVRAPIVVPTVETRVLPGQVGYLRFSQFTQGSSFQLRQALQDLLRGGIRGLLLDLRGNPGGFVAELNRVADYLLGPGLPLYTTESRAEGRTTQFTRGPRVLPPNVPLVVLVDEDTASAAELLSAALQEHGRGTLVGTRTAGAVLISITVPLPGGAGVTVAIARLYTPRGAVLEKNGLKPDVEVDLALEDLDRGVDAQFVRGHVEISRRLAAGPTP from the coding sequence ATGCGGGGGTGGAAGGTGCGGGTCGTACGGATCGCAGTAGTCCTGGCGGTGGCGGTGGGCTTGGCGGGCTTCCCTGCTTACACGCCGGCCCGGGCCGCGGATGCTTCGCTGGTCTACGCCACCCTCAACGCGCTGGCGCAGCGCCACGTGGATGAGCCCGATCCCGTCCAGCTGCTTCGGGCGGCCCTGGAGGGCGTACGGGAGGCCCTGCGAAGAGCGGGGATCTCCGTGGAGATCCCGGACATCAGGGCCACGGACTTCGTCCTGGCCCGGGAGGAGTTCCAACAACGGTTCGACGAGGCCGCGGCGCGGGCGAGCGGCCGGATCTCCGAAGTGGAGCTGCAGTACGCGGCGGCCCGGGCCATGGCCTCCAGCCTCGGCGACTCCCACACGGGATTCCTCTCCCCACAGGAGATGGAGGAGCGCAGGCGCCAGCAGTTCAACGAGGCGGGGTACACGGGCATCGGGATCCTCCTCCTCGCGAAGTCCGGGCGGTTCTACGTCCGGCGGGTTTTTCCGGGAAGTCCCGCGGAGCTGGCAGGCCTGCGGGACTTCGACCGCATCCTCGCCATCGATGGGCAATCCACGGAGGGGATGACCAGCGAGGACGTCTCGGGCCGCATCCGGGGTCCCGGCGGGACCCCGGTGACCCTTACCGTGCGGCGGCCCGGGTTCCCTGTACCTCTGACCTTCTCCGTGGTGCGGGCGCCCATCGTGGTGCCCACGGTGGAGACCCGGGTCCTTCCAGGACAGGTGGGCTACCTCCGGTTCAGCCAGTTCACACAGGGCAGCAGCTTCCAGCTGCGGCAGGCCCTCCAGGATCTCCTGCGGGGGGGAATCCGGGGCCTGCTCCTGGACCTCCGGGGCAATCCCGGCGGATTCGTAGCGGAGCTCAACCGGGTGGCGGACTACCTCCTGGGGCCGGGGCTCCCCCTCTACACCACGGAATCCCGGGCGGAGGGCCGGACCACCCAGTTCACCCGGGGGCCCCGGGTTCTCCCTCCGAACGTGCCGCTCGTGGTGCTGGTGGACGAGGACACCGCCTCCGCCGCGGAGCTGCTGAGCGCGGCCCTCCAGGAGCACGGTCGAGGGACCCTCGTGGGCACCCGCACCGCGGGGGCGGTGTTGATCAGCATCACGGTTCCCCTCCCCGGCGGCGCGGGGGTCACGGTGGCCATCGCGCGTCTGTACACACCCCGGGGGGCTGTGCTGGAGAAGAACGGGTTGAAGCCGGACGTGGAGGTAGACCTCGCCCTGGAGGATCTGGATCGGGGGGTGGATGCCCAGTTCGTGCGGGGCCACGTGGAGATCTCGCGACGTCTGGCCGCAGGGCCGACCCCGTGA
- a CDS encoding metal-dependent transcriptional regulator, with translation MTTHDIAKTERMEMYLKAVFSIQQTAPPATVSKVAEFMGVSVPSASEMLKRLEQQGYVRGTEDGVVLTPEGREVAVRVVRRLRLAERLLTDILGLELPRVYEEACKMEHVISPEVEARLEKVLHHPTHCPHGQPIPQPDGTLEEIPTTTLGDLRPGDRAEVAAIPEEDAELVRYLASLGLVPGTRILVNEVAPYSGPIFFEVNGVWKAIGPLAASRVRVRLL, from the coding sequence GTGACCACGCATGACATCGCGAAGACCGAGCGGATGGAGATGTACCTGAAGGCGGTGTTCTCCATCCAGCAGACCGCCCCGCCTGCCACGGTCTCCAAGGTGGCGGAGTTCATGGGGGTCTCGGTGCCCTCCGCCAGCGAGATGCTCAAGCGACTGGAGCAACAGGGGTATGTGCGGGGCACCGAGGACGGGGTCGTCCTCACCCCAGAAGGGCGAGAGGTGGCGGTGCGGGTGGTCCGGCGGCTGCGGCTTGCGGAGCGGCTGCTCACGGATATCCTGGGCCTGGAGCTCCCCCGGGTCTACGAGGAAGCGTGCAAGATGGAGCACGTCATCAGCCCGGAGGTGGAGGCCCGGCTGGAGAAGGTGCTCCACCATCCCACCCACTGCCCCCACGGCCAGCCCATCCCACAGCCCGACGGCACCCTTGAGGAGATCCCGACCACCACCCTCGGGGATCTGCGGCCCGGGGACCGGGCGGAGGTGGCCGCCATTCCGGAAGAGGACGCGGAGCTGGTGCGGTATCTGGCTTCCCTGGGACTGGTGCCCGGAACCCGGATCCTCGTAAACGAGGTCGCCCCCTACAGCGGCCCCATCTTCTTCGAGGTGAACGGGGTCTGGAAGGCCATCGGACCCCTGGCCGCCTCCCGCGTCCGGGTCCGCCTCCTCTGA
- a CDS encoding SAM-dependent chlorinase/fluorinase, protein MPLVTLLTDFGDDSPYPAEVRAVLCAPTFGASICVVDITHRVPRHDVRRGAYLLRAACTAFPEGTVHVAVVDPGVGTERRALAIRSGGMMFVGPDNGLLLPAARAVGLPEIRQILHPDLRRLEVSSTFHGRDLFAPAARWLALGFPFEAVGPRVEDPVELPLGSASRSEEVLRGEVLAVDPFGNLATNLPGTWLAGLPERLEVVVAGRRYPVRRVRTYGEGERGELLVLVGSDGFVELAVREGSALERLGAQPGDPVSLAPRGPSSTGS, encoded by the coding sequence ATGCCGCTCGTGACCCTGCTCACGGACTTCGGGGACGACAGCCCCTACCCCGCGGAGGTGCGGGCGGTGCTGTGCGCCCCCACCTTCGGAGCGTCCATCTGTGTGGTGGACATCACGCACCGCGTCCCCCGACACGACGTGCGCCGGGGCGCCTACCTCCTCCGGGCCGCCTGCACGGCCTTTCCCGAGGGCACGGTGCACGTGGCGGTGGTGGACCCAGGGGTGGGAACCGAACGCAGGGCGCTCGCCATCCGGTCCGGGGGGATGATGTTCGTGGGGCCGGACAACGGCTTACTTCTGCCCGCGGCCCGGGCCGTGGGATTGCCGGAGATCCGGCAGATCCTGCACCCAGATCTCCGCCGGCTGGAGGTCTCCTCCACCTTCCACGGCCGGGATCTCTTCGCGCCCGCGGCCCGGTGGCTTGCTCTGGGGTTCCCGTTCGAGGCGGTGGGGCCGAGGGTGGAAGACCCCGTAGAGCTTCCCCTCGGTTCTGCGAGTCGCTCGGAAGAGGTTCTCCGGGGAGAGGTGCTCGCCGTGGACCCGTTCGGAAACCTCGCCACGAACCTCCCGGGCACCTGGCTTGCGGGCCTTCCGGAAAGACTGGAAGTGGTGGTGGCCGGTCGGAGGTACCCCGTGAGGCGGGTGCGGACGTACGGGGAGGGGGAGCGGGGGGAGCTTTTGGTGCTCGTGGGAAGCGACGGGTTCGTGGAGCTCGCGGTGCGGGAGGGAAGCGCCTTGGAACGGCTGGGAGCGCAGCCGGGAGATCCCGTCTCCCTCGCCCCCCGCGGGCCGTCGTCCACAGGATCGTGA
- a CDS encoding iron ABC transporter permease: protein MQVAAREAPSRKPVPWLLPAPAFLVAAGIFVPLAYLILRALEAEPSVLREAVLSPRNALLLWNTLLLAGGTVGGSLLLALPLALLDVRSDLPPLLTALVGTLPLAIPEYVGAYAFLAATGPGGTLEAVLGVPVPRPGGYWGATVVLSLFLYPYAFLNLRTALRGVDPSLEESARSLGYGPWTAFVRSVLPQLRPALSAGGLLVAIHALADFATVGLLRYETYSYAIYLQYSAAFDRTYAAWLALLLIGLVTGLLWGEARVVRGLRLARTGAGAQRAPRRTALGPWRWAAYGYALGLGLASVGVPVVVLAHWMLRAPGMEAEIAQALAGTLRLATPAALLAVGLALPIAYWSVRYPSIASAAAERVAYFGYATPPLAFALAVVFFALRTTPALYQTLPLLVAAAGLHFLSEAIGPVRAGLYQAPPRLEEAARSLGYGPLSTFFRVTLPLLRPGLLAGFALVFLSAAKDLALTTLLSPPGYTTLAVRVWGYASDAMFERAAPYGLAMIGLGAAAVGILMRTERGR, encoded by the coding sequence ATGCAGGTCGCGGCGCGGGAAGCTCCCTCCCGGAAACCTGTCCCTTGGCTCCTCCCTGCCCCGGCCTTCCTGGTCGCGGCAGGGATTTTCGTCCCCCTCGCCTACCTGATCCTCCGGGCCCTGGAGGCGGAGCCCTCCGTGCTTCGGGAGGCGGTCCTCTCTCCCCGCAACGCCCTCCTCCTCTGGAATACCCTGCTCCTGGCCGGGGGAACCGTGGGAGGGAGCCTCCTCCTCGCCCTCCCCCTCGCGCTCCTCGACGTCCGCTCCGACCTCCCCCCGCTCCTCACCGCCCTCGTGGGAACCCTTCCGCTCGCGATCCCCGAGTACGTGGGGGCGTACGCGTTTCTGGCGGCCACGGGCCCCGGAGGGACTCTGGAAGCGGTTCTCGGAGTACCGGTGCCGAGGCCGGGCGGGTACTGGGGGGCAACGGTGGTGCTCTCCCTGTTCCTGTACCCCTACGCGTTCCTGAACCTCCGCACCGCCCTCCGGGGAGTGGATCCCAGCCTCGAGGAGTCCGCCCGGAGTCTGGGATACGGGCCGTGGACGGCGTTCGTCCGGTCGGTGCTGCCGCAGCTCCGGCCCGCCCTCTCCGCGGGAGGGCTCCTGGTGGCCATCCACGCGCTGGCGGATTTCGCCACGGTAGGACTGCTGCGGTACGAGACCTACAGCTACGCCATCTACCTGCAGTACAGCGCGGCCTTCGACCGCACGTACGCGGCTTGGCTTGCCCTCCTGCTCATCGGCCTCGTGACGGGCCTGCTGTGGGGAGAGGCGCGCGTGGTGAGGGGCCTGCGCCTGGCCCGTACGGGAGCCGGCGCCCAACGGGCACCCCGCAGGACGGCCCTCGGCCCCTGGCGGTGGGCCGCCTACGGGTACGCCCTCGGGTTGGGCCTGGCGAGCGTGGGTGTGCCGGTCGTGGTGCTCGCGCACTGGATGCTTCGAGCCCCCGGGATGGAAGCGGAGATCGCCCAAGCACTAGCGGGCACATTGCGGCTTGCAACACCCGCGGCCCTTCTCGCGGTGGGTCTGGCCCTCCCCATCGCCTACTGGAGTGTCCGATACCCTTCGATCGCGAGTGCCGCTGCGGAACGGGTGGCCTACTTCGGATACGCCACCCCTCCCCTCGCGTTTGCCCTGGCGGTCGTCTTCTTCGCCCTCCGAACCACGCCCGCCCTCTACCAGACCCTTCCCCTCCTCGTAGCCGCGGCAGGCCTGCATTTCCTCAGCGAGGCCATCGGCCCCGTCCGGGCCGGACTCTACCAGGCACCCCCTCGCCTGGAAGAGGCCGCCCGCTCCCTGGGCTACGGCCCCCTCTCCACGTTCTTCCGGGTTACCCTCCCCCTCCTCCGCCCCGGACTCCTGGCCGGCTTCGCCCTGGTGTTCCTCTCCGCCGCCAAGGATCTGGCCCTCACCACCCTCCTCTCCCCTCCGGGGTACACCACCCTGGCGGTGCGGGTTTGGGGATATGCGAGCGACGCCATGTTCGAGCGGGCCGCACCCTACGGCCTCGCCATGATCGGCTTGGGCGCCGCGGCTGTGGGGATCCTGATGCGAACCGAGCGGGGGAGATAA
- a CDS encoding iron ABC transporter substrate-binding protein: MLLVIGVVLVLGAGATGQTPGLTVYTGRGQAFVEPAVREFERETGIRVQVRFGRDAELLAALQEEGARSPADVYWANTSGALGAAVQAGLLVPLPESLSRRPVAFVPRHRRWIPLTVRLRVLAYSPARVRPEELPTSVLQLPHHPRWRGRIGWTPPYSSFQDFITAMRVIHGEARTRAWLEAMKALEPKAYTSNPPMIEAIRAGEIDVALTNHYYVARFVRLGYPVAAHHFAPGDVGSLALVTGAGILRTSRNPAVAARFLEYLLGQKIQQFWANEHLEYPVVRGVILSPALLPFDQAIRRSPRMDFEALRDLEGTLRLLREVGVL, from the coding sequence ATGCTCCTGGTGATCGGTGTTGTCCTGGTGCTTGGGGCAGGGGCCACGGGCCAGACCCCGGGCCTCACGGTATACACGGGTCGGGGGCAGGCCTTCGTGGAGCCCGCGGTCCGCGAGTTCGAGCGGGAGACGGGGATCCGGGTGCAGGTCCGGTTCGGCCGGGACGCGGAGCTGCTGGCCGCGTTACAGGAAGAGGGGGCCCGCAGCCCTGCGGACGTCTACTGGGCGAACACCTCCGGGGCTCTGGGCGCCGCGGTCCAGGCCGGGCTGTTGGTCCCTCTTCCGGAAAGCCTGAGCCGCAGGCCCGTGGCGTTCGTCCCCCGGCACCGCCGGTGGATCCCCCTCACGGTCCGACTCCGGGTGCTCGCCTACAGCCCGGCCCGGGTGAGGCCGGAGGAGCTCCCCACGAGCGTCCTGCAGCTCCCCCACCATCCCCGGTGGCGGGGGCGGATCGGATGGACGCCCCCTTACTCCAGCTTCCAGGACTTCATCACCGCCATGCGGGTGATCCACGGGGAAGCGCGGACCCGGGCGTGGCTGGAGGCCATGAAGGCTCTGGAACCCAAGGCGTACACCAGCAACCCGCCCATGATCGAGGCCATCCGGGCCGGGGAGATTGACGTGGCCCTCACCAACCACTACTACGTGGCGCGGTTCGTGCGCCTCGGCTATCCCGTGGCCGCGCACCACTTCGCACCCGGCGACGTGGGGAGCCTGGCGCTCGTGACCGGAGCGGGGATCCTCCGGACGAGCCGCAACCCCGCGGTCGCAGCCCGGTTCCTGGAATACCTACTCGGGCAGAAGATCCAGCAGTTCTGGGCCAACGAGCACCTGGAGTACCCGGTGGTGCGGGGCGTGATCCTCTCGCCTGCGCTTCTGCCCTTCGATCAGGCCATCCGACGCAGCCCCCGCATGGACTTCGAGGCGCTGCGGGACCTGGAAGGCACCTTGAGGCTGCTGCGGGAGGTAGGGGTGCTGTAG
- the lipB gene encoding lipoyl(octanoyl) transferase LipB, with protein sequence MPSRTVWRVDLPGLADYGSTWELQRELVSRRQRGEVPDVLLLLEHPPVITCGRATKPEHLPIPRERLERMGFRVFDIERGGSVTYHGPGQLVGYPILDLRGYGENVVGYVRMLEESVIRALRPYGIEATRRPGFPGVWVGEEKIAAVGVAVKRRVTMHGFALNVNTDLDHFRVINPCGIGYTPTSVEKLLGRPVPLEEVREAYARAFGEVFHVALEPLPLDRLPWPQATLLPVTG encoded by the coding sequence GTGCCGTCACGGACCGTCTGGCGCGTGGACCTCCCGGGTCTTGCGGATTACGGGTCCACCTGGGAACTCCAGCGGGAACTGGTGTCCCGTCGCCAGCGGGGAGAGGTTCCGGACGTCCTGCTCCTGCTGGAACACCCGCCCGTCATCACCTGCGGCCGGGCCACCAAGCCGGAACACCTCCCGATCCCCCGCGAGAGGCTGGAACGCATGGGGTTCAGGGTGTTCGACATCGAGCGGGGCGGAAGTGTGACGTACCACGGCCCCGGACAGCTCGTGGGCTATCCCATCCTGGACCTGCGGGGGTACGGCGAGAACGTCGTGGGGTACGTGCGCATGCTGGAGGAGTCCGTGATCCGGGCCCTGCGCCCGTACGGCATCGAGGCCACGCGGCGTCCGGGCTTCCCCGGCGTGTGGGTGGGAGAGGAGAAGATCGCGGCCGTGGGGGTGGCGGTCAAACGTCGGGTGACCATGCACGGGTTCGCCCTGAACGTGAACACAGACCTCGATCACTTCCGGGTCATCAACCCCTGCGGCATCGGGTACACGCCCACCTCCGTGGAGAAGCTCCTGGGACGCCCCGTGCCCCTGGAAGAGGTACGGGAGGCCTACGCACGGGCCTTTGGGGAGGTGTTCCACGTGGCCCTGGAACCCCTCCCCCTCGACCGCCTCCCGTGGCCCCAAGCCACTCTCCTACCCGTCACCGGGTGA